From the Micromonospora sediminicola genome, one window contains:
- a CDS encoding NADP-dependent oxidoreductase, with protein MKAIAIDAYGSADLLTPRELPTPPVGPDTVLVRVRAAGVNPVDWKVREGHLAGAFPSHFPLVPGWDAAGVVEAVGPAVAGFAVGDEVIGYVRRDDVQHGTYAELVPAPERCLADKPVRASWPEAAGLPLAGLTAYQALQLARTGAGDTVLVHGASGGVGHLAVQVARALGADRVIGTASEANHDFVRSLGAEPVAYGDGLRDRVRAVAPDGVDVVLDLFGGDALDVSAELIARPARMISTADPEHVTRLGGTYLFVKPSAADLAVLAGLVDAGRLTVHVARTLPLAEAAEAHRLVEAGHVRGKVVLTV; from the coding sequence GTGAAGGCGATCGCGATCGACGCGTACGGGTCGGCCGACCTGCTGACCCCGCGCGAGCTGCCCACCCCGCCGGTCGGGCCGGACACGGTCCTGGTCCGGGTGCGGGCGGCCGGGGTGAACCCGGTCGACTGGAAGGTCCGCGAGGGGCACCTGGCGGGTGCCTTCCCGAGCCACTTCCCGCTGGTGCCGGGGTGGGACGCGGCCGGGGTGGTGGAGGCGGTCGGTCCGGCGGTGGCCGGGTTCGCCGTCGGCGACGAGGTGATCGGCTACGTCCGCCGCGACGACGTGCAGCACGGCACGTACGCCGAACTGGTCCCGGCCCCCGAGCGGTGCCTGGCCGACAAGCCGGTGCGGGCGTCCTGGCCGGAGGCGGCCGGGCTGCCGCTGGCGGGGCTCACCGCGTACCAGGCGTTGCAGTTGGCCCGCACGGGCGCCGGCGACACCGTGCTGGTGCACGGCGCGTCCGGTGGGGTGGGGCACCTCGCGGTGCAGGTGGCCCGGGCGCTCGGCGCGGACCGGGTGATCGGCACGGCGAGCGAGGCCAACCACGACTTCGTCCGGTCGCTGGGCGCGGAGCCGGTCGCCTACGGCGACGGCCTGCGGGACCGGGTCCGGGCGGTCGCGCCGGACGGGGTCGACGTGGTGCTGGACCTGTTCGGCGGCGACGCGCTCGACGTCTCCGCGGAGCTGATCGCCCGGCCGGCCCGGATGATCTCCACCGCCGATCCCGAGCACGTGACCAGGCTCGGCGGCACCTACCTCTTCGTGAAGCCGTCCGCGGCGGACCTGGCGGTGCTGGCCGGGTTGGTCGACGCGGGCCGGCTGACCGTGCACGTGGCCCGTACGCTCCCGCTGGCCGAGGCGGCCGAGGCGCACCGCCTCGTCGAGGCGGGGCACGTCCGGGGCAAGGTCGTGCTGACGGTCTGA
- a CDS encoding copper resistance CopC family protein: MARTWLVVLGVAAGASLLLPAAPAFAHNSLTGSDPQNGARLAAAPKRIELRFLATPKEATTKVTVTGPDNVVAAGGAPTFAGKRVSVPFKPGAAGLYIVTYQLASDDGHPVKGEIRFTLTTGTPAEPPSASAAPGSATPTTAPASTAAGSPSAGSPSAASPSPAAAGDDDGGTGWLWTVVPVVVLGLLLVGALVLRRRATRR; the protein is encoded by the coding sequence GTGGCGCGTACCTGGCTGGTGGTCCTCGGGGTGGCGGCGGGAGCGTCGCTGCTGCTGCCGGCCGCCCCGGCTTTCGCGCACAACTCCCTGACCGGCAGCGATCCGCAGAACGGGGCCCGGTTGGCCGCCGCGCCGAAGCGGATCGAGTTGCGGTTCCTGGCCACACCGAAGGAGGCCACGACGAAGGTCACCGTCACCGGGCCGGACAACGTGGTCGCCGCGGGCGGCGCGCCGACGTTCGCCGGCAAGCGGGTGAGCGTGCCGTTCAAGCCGGGCGCCGCGGGGCTCTACATCGTGACCTACCAGCTCGCCTCCGACGACGGACACCCGGTCAAGGGGGAGATCCGGTTCACCCTGACCACGGGCACGCCGGCCGAGCCGCCGTCGGCGAGCGCCGCGCCTGGCAGCGCCACGCCGACCACCGCGCCGGCATCCACCGCCGCCGGCTCGCCGTCCGCCGGCTCGCCGTCCGCGGCGAGCCCGTCCCCGGCCGCCGCCGGGGACGACGACGGGGGTACGGGCTGGCTCTGGACCGTCGTCCCGGTGGTGGTGCTGGGGCTGCTCCTGGTCGGAGCGCTCGTGCTGCGCCGTCGCGCCACCCGCCGCTGA
- the gltX gene encoding glutamate--tRNA ligase — protein MTVRVRFAPSPTGMFHVGGARSALQNWIFAKQQGGVFVLRVEDTDAARNKPEWTEGILSALDWIGISRGSYEGPYFQSSYAGEHRAAAQRLYDGGRAYYCDCTREDVQARTGPQQRGYDGFCRDRGLGPGEGRALRFRTPDEGETVVVDLIRGEPTFENKLIEDFVIARGDGSPVFLLANVVDDMTMGITHVIRAEEHLPNTPKQQLLWDALGVKPPIWAHVPVVVNEKRQKLSKRRDKVALEAYRDEGYLADAMRNYLMLLGWAPSGDREIVPWSVIEDEFRLDEVNPSPAFFDEKKLRAFNGEYIRALPLEDFVAACQPWLTGTDTIAPPPWQPAEFDPAAFAAVAPLAQTRIAVLSEIVPNVDFLFLADPLIDEAAWAKAMKEGAAELLDAAIAAFDALGSWDAESLKATLEAVGAERGLKLGKAQAPVRVAVTGRTVGLPLFESLEVLGRDRTLTRLRAARVRLV, from the coding sequence GTGACGGTACGTGTACGCTTCGCCCCCTCCCCGACCGGAATGTTCCACGTCGGCGGCGCCCGCTCGGCGCTGCAGAACTGGATCTTCGCCAAGCAGCAGGGCGGGGTGTTCGTGCTCCGCGTCGAGGACACCGACGCGGCCCGCAACAAGCCCGAGTGGACCGAGGGCATCCTCTCCGCGCTCGACTGGATCGGCATCTCGCGGGGCAGCTACGAGGGCCCGTACTTCCAGTCCTCCTACGCCGGCGAGCACCGTGCCGCCGCCCAGCGCCTGTACGACGGCGGCCGGGCCTACTACTGCGACTGCACCCGCGAGGACGTGCAGGCGCGTACCGGCCCCCAGCAGCGTGGCTACGACGGCTTCTGCCGGGACCGCGGCCTGGGGCCGGGCGAGGGCCGGGCACTGCGCTTCCGTACGCCGGACGAGGGCGAGACCGTGGTGGTCGACCTGATCCGGGGCGAGCCGACGTTCGAGAACAAGCTGATCGAGGACTTCGTCATCGCCCGTGGAGACGGGTCGCCGGTCTTCCTGCTCGCCAACGTGGTCGACGACATGACCATGGGGATCACCCACGTGATCCGGGCCGAGGAGCACCTGCCCAACACCCCGAAGCAGCAGTTGCTCTGGGACGCGCTCGGGGTCAAGCCGCCGATCTGGGCGCACGTGCCGGTGGTGGTCAACGAGAAGCGGCAGAAGCTGTCCAAGCGGCGCGACAAGGTCGCCCTGGAGGCGTACCGGGACGAGGGCTACCTCGCCGACGCGATGCGCAACTACCTGATGCTGCTCGGCTGGGCGCCCTCCGGCGACCGGGAGATCGTGCCCTGGTCGGTGATCGAGGACGAGTTCCGGCTCGACGAGGTCAACCCCTCCCCCGCCTTCTTCGACGAGAAGAAGCTGCGGGCCTTCAACGGGGAGTACATCCGGGCGCTGCCGCTGGAGGACTTCGTCGCCGCCTGCCAGCCGTGGCTCACCGGCACCGACACGATCGCCCCGCCGCCGTGGCAGCCGGCCGAGTTCGACCCGGCCGCGTTCGCCGCGGTGGCCCCGCTGGCGCAGACCCGGATCGCGGTCCTCAGCGAGATCGTGCCGAACGTCGACTTCCTCTTCCTGGCCGACCCGCTGATCGACGAGGCGGCCTGGGCGAAGGCGATGAAGGAGGGCGCCGCCGAGCTGCTGGACGCCGCGATCGCCGCGTTCGACGCGCTCGGCTCGTGGGACGCCGAGTCGCTGAAGGCCACGCTGGAGGCGGTCGGCGCGGAGCGCGGGCTGAAGCTGGGCAAGGCACAGGCGCCGGTCCGGGTCGCGGTCACCGGACGCACCGTCGGGCTGCCGCTGTTCGAGTCCCTGGAGGTGCTCGGCCGCGACCGCACGCTCACCCGGCTGCGCGCCGCCCGGGTACGCCTGGTCTGA
- a CDS encoding MFS transporter — MTTVNPTPASLPAALAEPTVPVRRSWIALIFAANLGVWMAFFTPIQVLLPQQVERIAPGDKEAMLAVVTGLGALAAVLANPLAGALSDRTSLRLANRHFGRRHVWTATGAVVGAAALVLLARQDSIAGVAVAWVAAQVCFNAMLASLTAAIPDRVPVAQRGGVSGWVGIPQALGLVLGAVLVTAVVTGNAAGYAAIALAVLLLSLPFALLTQDDPLPREHRSPVRLRALLASMWISPRRHPDFAWAWFTRFLVQTGNALGTLYLLYFLTDGVRVADPEGSLLVLILLYTLGMMLTAVVAGRLSDRSGRRKVFVIVSGLIMAVAATLLAVAPVWPMAIVAALLLGAGYGVYLAVDAALITQVLPAATDRAKDLGVINIANSAPQVLGPALSAPIVVHLGGYPTLYAVTAAVTLLGSALVVKIRSVP, encoded by the coding sequence ATGACCACGGTGAACCCGACGCCGGCCTCGCTGCCGGCGGCGCTCGCCGAGCCGACGGTGCCGGTCCGGCGGAGCTGGATCGCGCTGATCTTCGCGGCCAACCTGGGCGTCTGGATGGCGTTCTTCACCCCGATCCAGGTCCTGCTGCCGCAGCAGGTGGAACGGATCGCGCCGGGCGACAAGGAGGCCATGCTGGCGGTGGTGACCGGCCTCGGCGCGCTCGCCGCGGTGCTGGCCAACCCGCTCGCCGGGGCCCTGTCGGACCGTACCTCGCTGCGGCTGGCCAACCGGCACTTCGGCCGCCGGCACGTCTGGACCGCGACCGGCGCGGTGGTCGGCGCGGCCGCCCTGGTGCTGCTGGCCCGGCAGGACAGCATCGCCGGGGTGGCGGTGGCCTGGGTGGCCGCGCAGGTCTGCTTCAACGCGATGCTGGCCAGCCTCACCGCCGCGATCCCGGACCGGGTGCCGGTGGCGCAGCGCGGCGGCGTCTCGGGCTGGGTGGGCATCCCGCAGGCGCTCGGCCTGGTGCTGGGCGCGGTGCTGGTCACCGCCGTGGTGACCGGAAACGCGGCCGGGTACGCGGCGATCGCGCTCGCCGTGCTGCTGCTGTCACTGCCGTTCGCGCTGCTCACCCAGGACGACCCGCTGCCCCGGGAGCACCGGTCGCCGGTGCGGCTGCGCGCCCTGCTCGCCTCGATGTGGATCAGCCCGCGCCGCCACCCCGACTTCGCCTGGGCCTGGTTCACCCGCTTCCTGGTGCAGACCGGCAACGCGCTCGGCACGCTCTACCTGCTCTACTTCCTCACCGACGGGGTGCGGGTGGCCGACCCCGAGGGCTCGCTGCTGGTGCTGATCCTGCTCTACACGCTGGGCATGATGCTCACCGCCGTGGTCGCCGGGCGACTCTCCGACCGCTCCGGCCGGCGCAAGGTCTTCGTGATCGTGTCCGGGCTGATCATGGCGGTGGCGGCGACGCTGCTCGCCGTCGCGCCGGTCTGGCCGATGGCGATCGTGGCCGCGCTGCTGCTCGGCGCGGGCTACGGCGTCTACCTGGCGGTGGACGCCGCGTTGATCACCCAGGTGCTGCCGGCCGCCACCGACCGGGCCAAGGACCTCGGCGTGATCAACATTGCCAACTCGGCGCCACAGGTGCTCGGTCCGGCGCTGTCCGCGCCGATCGTCGTGCACCTCGGCGGCTACCCGACGCTGTACGCGGTGACCGCGGCGGTCACCCTGCTCGGCAGCGCCCTGGTGGTGAAGATCCGCTCCGTGCCGTGA
- a CDS encoding GH1 family beta-glucosidase has translation MPDFPAGFRWGVSTSAYQIEGATTVDGRGPSIWDTFAREPGRIVDGSTGDEACDHHHRYAEDTALLAGLGVSAYRFSISWPRIQPTGAGPALTAGLDFYDRLVDGLLAAGVDPVATLFHWDLPQALEDAGGWLNRDTAARFAEYADVTAARLGDRVKLWITLNEPFIHMSLGHGMGVHAPGRVLLFDAFPVAHHQLLGHGLAVAALRARTASPVAIANNYSPVRPAGDSDVDRAAAAYDALHNRLFTDPLLGLGYPDAPGVDPTVVRDGDLDVIAAPIEVLGVNYYNPTGIRAPEEGSPLPFEIVPLDGYPRTAFDWPVAPDGLRELLLQLRDRYGDALPEIQVTESGCAYDDAPDAQGRVDDPERIAYLDGHVRAVHEAIGAGVPVTGYFVWSLLDNWEWAEGFTKRFGLVHVDYPTQRRTPKSSYAWFRDLVRR, from the coding sequence ATGCCCGACTTCCCCGCCGGCTTCCGCTGGGGGGTGTCCACCTCCGCGTACCAGATCGAGGGGGCGACCACCGTCGACGGTCGCGGGCCGTCCATCTGGGACACGTTCGCCCGCGAGCCCGGACGGATCGTCGACGGCAGCACCGGCGACGAGGCGTGCGACCACCACCACCGGTACGCCGAGGACACCGCGCTGCTGGCCGGGCTGGGGGTGTCCGCGTACCGGTTCTCGATCTCCTGGCCCCGGATCCAGCCCACCGGCGCCGGTCCGGCCCTGACGGCCGGGCTGGACTTCTACGACCGGCTGGTGGACGGTCTGCTCGCGGCCGGCGTGGACCCGGTCGCCACGCTCTTCCACTGGGACCTGCCGCAGGCACTGGAGGACGCCGGCGGCTGGCTGAACCGGGACACCGCGGCCCGCTTCGCCGAGTACGCCGACGTGACCGCGGCCCGCCTCGGCGACCGGGTGAAGCTCTGGATCACCCTCAACGAGCCGTTCATCCACATGAGCCTCGGACACGGCATGGGCGTGCACGCGCCGGGCCGGGTGCTGCTCTTCGACGCCTTCCCGGTCGCGCACCACCAGCTCCTCGGGCACGGTCTCGCGGTGGCCGCGCTGCGGGCCCGCACCGCGAGCCCGGTGGCGATCGCCAACAACTACTCGCCGGTGCGGCCGGCCGGGGACAGTGACGTCGACCGGGCCGCCGCGGCGTACGACGCGCTGCACAACCGGCTCTTCACCGACCCGCTGCTCGGTCTCGGCTACCCCGACGCGCCCGGCGTCGACCCGACCGTGGTCCGCGACGGCGACCTGGACGTCATCGCCGCGCCGATCGAGGTGCTCGGCGTGAACTACTACAACCCGACGGGCATCCGCGCGCCCGAGGAAGGGTCGCCGCTTCCGTTCGAGATCGTGCCGCTGGACGGTTACCCGCGTACCGCGTTCGACTGGCCGGTCGCCCCGGACGGCCTGCGTGAGCTGCTGCTCCAGCTACGGGACCGGTACGGCGACGCGCTGCCGGAGATCCAGGTCACCGAGAGCGGGTGCGCGTACGACGACGCGCCCGACGCCCAGGGCCGGGTGGACGACCCGGAGCGGATCGCCTACCTGGACGGGCACGTGCGCGCGGTGCACGAGGCGATCGGCGCGGGCGTGCCGGTGACCGGGTACTTCGTCTGGTCGCTGCTGGACAACTGGGAGTGGGCCGAGGGGTTCACCAAGCGCTTCGGCCTGGTGCACGTCGACTACCCGACCCAGCGGCGCACGCCGAAGTCGTCGTACGCCTGGTTCCGTGACCTGGTGCGGCGATGA
- a CDS encoding SRPBCC family protein, whose translation MILVERSAHVAAPVEVVWDVVQRAEQLPAWLAGVRAAEVLSGEGFGRRQLVQAGRGSAHEAEVIAYQEPTLIGWRERAKGAGARAEARTEIYVQLTADEEDGGTVVRLIVVRWPAGPVKAALLRLGLRRVGADLEDSLARLTDLAAVG comes from the coding sequence ATGATCCTCGTGGAACGCAGCGCACACGTGGCGGCGCCGGTGGAAGTGGTCTGGGACGTCGTGCAGCGGGCCGAGCAGCTGCCGGCCTGGCTGGCGGGGGTCCGCGCGGCCGAGGTCCTCTCGGGGGAGGGATTCGGCCGGCGACAACTGGTCCAGGCCGGACGCGGCTCCGCGCACGAGGCCGAGGTGATCGCCTACCAGGAGCCGACCCTGATCGGCTGGCGCGAACGGGCCAAGGGCGCGGGCGCCCGGGCCGAGGCGCGCACCGAGATCTACGTCCAGCTGACCGCGGACGAGGAGGACGGTGGCACCGTCGTACGACTGATCGTCGTGCGGTGGCCCGCCGGCCCCGTCAAGGCCGCCCTGCTGCGGCTCGGCCTGCGCCGGGTCGGCGCCGACCTGGAGGACTCGCTGGCCCGGCTGACCGACCTGGCCGCCGTCGGCTGA
- the aceE gene encoding pyruvate dehydrogenase (acetyl-transferring), homodimeric type, giving the protein MATERKRPVITAGLPSQLPDIDPEETSEWVESLDGVIDERGTKRARYVMLRLLERARERQVGVPSLTTTDYINTIAPEREPWFPGDEHIERRLRAYIRWNAAMLVHRAQRPEIGVGGHISTFASSASLYEVGFNHFFRGKNHPGGGDQIFYQGHASPGMYARAFLEGRLSESQLDGFRQELSHPGGGLPSYPHPRLMPDFWEFPTVSMGLGPLNAIYQARFNRYLHHRGIKDTSQQHVWAFLGDGEMDEVESLGAIGVAAREELDNLTFVINCNLQRLDGPVRGNGKVMQELEAFFRGAGWNVIKVVWGREWDPLLAADTDGALVNLMNTTPDGDYQTYKAESGAYVREHFFGRDPRTRKMVEHLSDDEIWNLKRGGHDYRKLYAAYKAATEHTGQPTVILAKTIKGWTLGSHFEGRNATHQMKKLTLEDLKLFRDRLYLDIPDKQLEENPYLPPYYTPGEKSDEIAYLKDRRQQLGGYLPTRNTARKTLAVPGSERFSDVKRGSGKQKVATTMAFVRLLKDIMKDKEFGKRWVPIIPDEARTFGMDSLFPTQKIYSPHGQRYTSVDRELFLSYKESTTGQILHEGINEAGSVASFTAAGTAYATHGEPMIPLYIFYSMFGFQRTGDGFWAAADQMARGFVLGATAGRTTLNGEGLQHEDGHSLLLAATNPAVVSYDAAFAFELAHIMENGLHRMYGEEQENVFYYLTVYNEPIFQPAEPEGVDVEGILKGIYRYSPAPQVRDDAPKANILASGTGMQWALKAQQLLAEDWGVSADVWSVTSWTELRRDAVQCEEHNLLNPGEEQRVPYIARKLADADGPKVAVSDWMRAVPDLISRWVPGDYTSLGTDGFGMSDTRHALRRHFHVDAESIAVATLRQLALRGTVPAHVPADAARKYALDDVTAAPVGETGGDS; this is encoded by the coding sequence GTGGCTACGGAACGCAAGCGCCCGGTGATCACCGCTGGTCTGCCGAGCCAGCTTCCGGACATCGACCCTGAAGAGACCAGCGAATGGGTCGAGTCGCTCGACGGTGTCATCGACGAGCGCGGAACCAAGCGCGCCCGGTACGTCATGCTGCGCCTGCTGGAGCGGGCCCGCGAGCGCCAGGTCGGGGTGCCGTCCCTGACCACCACCGACTACATCAACACGATCGCGCCGGAGCGGGAGCCGTGGTTCCCGGGTGACGAGCACATCGAGCGGCGGCTGCGGGCGTACATCCGCTGGAACGCCGCCATGCTGGTGCACCGGGCGCAGCGGCCGGAGATCGGCGTCGGCGGCCACATCTCCACGTTCGCCAGCTCCGCGTCGCTCTACGAGGTGGGCTTCAACCACTTCTTCCGGGGCAAGAACCACCCGGGCGGTGGTGACCAGATCTTCTACCAGGGTCACGCCTCCCCCGGCATGTACGCGCGGGCGTTCCTGGAGGGCCGGCTCAGCGAGAGCCAGCTCGACGGCTTCCGGCAGGAGCTGTCGCACCCCGGCGGCGGGCTGCCGTCGTACCCGCACCCGCGGCTGATGCCGGACTTCTGGGAGTTCCCCACCGTGTCCATGGGCCTCGGCCCGCTGAACGCGATCTACCAGGCGCGGTTCAACCGCTACCTGCACCACCGCGGCATCAAGGACACCTCCCAGCAGCACGTCTGGGCGTTCCTCGGCGACGGTGAGATGGACGAGGTCGAGTCGCTCGGCGCGATCGGCGTGGCCGCCCGCGAGGAGCTGGACAACCTCACCTTCGTGATCAACTGCAACCTCCAGCGCCTGGACGGACCGGTCCGCGGCAACGGCAAGGTCATGCAGGAGCTGGAGGCGTTCTTCCGGGGCGCCGGCTGGAACGTCATCAAGGTCGTCTGGGGCCGCGAGTGGGACCCGCTGCTCGCGGCGGACACCGACGGCGCGCTGGTCAACCTGATGAACACCACGCCCGACGGTGACTACCAGACCTACAAGGCGGAGTCCGGGGCGTACGTGCGGGAGCACTTCTTCGGCCGCGACCCGCGCACCCGCAAGATGGTCGAGCACCTCTCCGACGACGAGATCTGGAACCTCAAGCGGGGCGGTCACGACTACCGCAAGCTCTACGCGGCCTACAAGGCGGCGACGGAGCACACCGGCCAGCCGACGGTGATCCTCGCCAAGACGATCAAGGGCTGGACGCTGGGCTCGCACTTCGAGGGCCGTAACGCCACCCACCAGATGAAGAAGCTGACGCTGGAGGACCTGAAGCTCTTCCGCGACCGCCTCTACCTGGACATCCCGGACAAGCAGCTGGAGGAGAACCCCTACCTCCCGCCGTACTACACGCCGGGCGAGAAGTCGGACGAGATCGCCTACCTCAAGGACCGACGGCAGCAGCTCGGCGGCTACCTGCCCACGCGCAACACCGCGCGCAAGACGCTGGCCGTGCCGGGCAGCGAGCGGTTCTCCGACGTCAAGCGCGGGTCGGGCAAGCAGAAGGTCGCCACCACGATGGCGTTCGTCCGCCTGCTCAAGGACATCATGAAGGACAAGGAGTTCGGCAAGCGCTGGGTGCCGATCATCCCGGACGAGGCCCGCACCTTCGGCATGGACTCGCTCTTCCCGACCCAGAAGATCTACTCGCCGCACGGCCAGCGCTACACCTCGGTGGACCGGGAGCTGTTCCTGTCCTACAAGGAGTCGACCACCGGGCAGATCCTGCACGAGGGCATCAACGAGGCCGGTTCGGTCGCCTCGTTCACCGCCGCCGGCACGGCGTACGCCACGCACGGCGAGCCGATGATCCCGCTGTACATCTTCTACTCGATGTTCGGCTTCCAGCGCACCGGCGACGGGTTCTGGGCGGCGGCGGACCAGATGGCGCGGGGCTTCGTGCTCGGCGCCACCGCCGGCCGGACCACGCTCAACGGTGAGGGCCTCCAGCACGAGGACGGCCACTCGCTGCTGCTCGCCGCCACCAACCCGGCGGTGGTCTCCTACGACGCGGCGTTCGCCTTCGAGCTGGCGCACATCATGGAGAACGGCCTGCACCGGATGTACGGCGAGGAGCAGGAGAACGTCTTCTACTACCTCACCGTCTACAACGAGCCGATCTTCCAGCCGGCCGAGCCGGAGGGTGTGGACGTCGAGGGCATCCTCAAGGGCATCTACCGCTACTCGCCGGCGCCGCAGGTTCGTGACGACGCGCCGAAGGCGAACATCCTCGCCTCCGGCACCGGCATGCAGTGGGCGCTCAAGGCCCAGCAGCTGCTCGCCGAGGACTGGGGCGTGTCCGCCGACGTGTGGTCGGTGACGTCCTGGACCGAGCTGCGCCGCGACGCGGTGCAGTGCGAGGAGCACAACCTGCTCAACCCGGGCGAGGAGCAGCGGGTGCCGTACATCGCGCGGAAGCTGGCCGACGCCGACGGGCCGAAGGTCGCGGTCAGCGACTGGATGCGCGCGGTGCCGGACCTGATCTCCCGCTGGGTGCCCGGTGACTACACCTCGCTCGGCACCGACGGCTTCGGCATGTCGGACACCCGGCACGCGCTGCGTCGTCACTTCCACGTCGACGCCGAGTCGATCGCGGTCGCCACGCTGCGCCAGCTCGCCCTGCGCGGCACGGTGCCGGCCCACGTGCCGGCCGACGCCGCCCGCAAGTACGCGCTGGACGACGTCACTGCCGCCCCGGTCGGCGAAACCGGCGGCGACAGCTGA
- a CDS encoding YjbQ family protein, protein MRSEVISVRTGSRPTVRDITAEAERFVAGAGDGLLHVFVPHATAGLAIIETGAGSDDDLLRALDDLLPTDDRWRHRHGSPGHGRDHVLPAFVPPYATLPVLDGRIQLGTWQSICLVDPNGDNPDRQVRFSFLAG, encoded by the coding sequence ATGCGCAGTGAGGTGATCAGCGTCCGGACCGGGTCCCGGCCGACCGTCCGGGACATCACGGCCGAGGCCGAGCGGTTCGTCGCCGGGGCCGGCGACGGGCTGCTGCACGTCTTCGTGCCGCACGCCACGGCCGGGCTCGCGATCATCGAGACCGGCGCCGGGTCGGACGACGACCTGCTCCGGGCGCTCGACGACCTGCTGCCCACCGACGACCGGTGGCGGCACCGGCACGGCTCGCCCGGCCACGGCCGCGACCACGTGCTCCCGGCGTTCGTGCCGCCGTACGCGACGCTGCCGGTGCTCGACGGGCGGATCCAGCTCGGCACCTGGCAGTCGATCTGCCTGGTCGACCCGAACGGCGACAACCCGGACCGTCAGGTGCGCTTCTCGTTCCTCGCCGGCTGA